One region of Catenuloplanes indicus genomic DNA includes:
- the sigB gene encoding RNA polymerase sigma factor SigB produces MVLQMVMENVTSPAVAAGGNTPAVDDALETVADLDATDERGVSADLVRAYLNGIGRTKLLTAVQEVELAKRIEAGLYAEELLTTTHSDELTIIVAEGRKAKDHLLEANLRLVVSIAKRYTGRGMAFLDLIQEGNLGLIRAVEKFDYTKGYKFSTYATWWIRQAITRAMADQARTIRIPVHMVEQVNRMVRARRELSVSLGREPSVAEIATAMGVEEFQVIELISYDREPVSLDQAVGEDGESALGDFVAADSVQPGESTTPGELRNEVEIVLSSLSQREQAVIRLRFGLDDGRQRTLDEVGREFGLSRERIRQIEKVTLLKLRDPSRANRLEAYALSR; encoded by the coding sequence GTGGTCCTGCAGATGGTGATGGAGAACGTGACCAGCCCGGCCGTCGCGGCCGGTGGGAACACTCCGGCGGTGGACGACGCCCTGGAGACGGTTGCCGACCTGGACGCCACGGACGAGCGAGGTGTCTCGGCCGACCTGGTGCGGGCGTACCTGAACGGAATCGGCCGCACGAAGCTGCTCACGGCCGTGCAGGAGGTCGAGCTCGCCAAGCGCATCGAGGCCGGCCTGTACGCGGAGGAGCTGCTCACCACCACGCACAGCGACGAGCTGACCATCATCGTGGCGGAGGGCCGCAAGGCCAAGGACCACCTGCTGGAGGCGAACCTCCGCTTGGTCGTCAGCATCGCGAAGCGCTACACCGGTCGCGGCATGGCGTTCCTGGACCTGATCCAGGAGGGCAACCTCGGCCTCATCCGCGCGGTCGAGAAATTCGACTACACCAAGGGCTACAAGTTCTCCACGTACGCCACCTGGTGGATCCGCCAGGCCATCACCCGCGCCATGGCCGACCAGGCCCGCACCATCCGCATCCCGGTGCACATGGTCGAGCAGGTCAACCGCATGGTCCGAGCCCGCCGTGAGCTGTCCGTGTCGCTGGGGCGCGAGCCCTCGGTAGCGGAGATCGCCACCGCGATGGGCGTGGAGGAGTTCCAGGTCATCGAGCTGATCTCGTACGATCGCGAGCCGGTCAGCCTGGACCAGGCGGTCGGCGAGGACGGCGAGAGCGCGCTCGGCGACTTCGTGGCCGCGGACAGCGTCCAGCCCGGCGAGAGCACCACGCCCGGCGAGCTGCGCAACGAGGTCGAGATCGTGCTCTCCTCGCTCTCCCAGCGCGAGCAGGCCGTGATCCGCCTGCGCTTCGGCCTGGACGACGGCCGGCAGCGCACGCTGGACGAGGTCGGCCGCGAGTTCGGCCTCTCCCGCGAGCGCATTCGCCAGATCGAGAAGGTCACGCTGCTGAAGCTGCGCGACCCGAGCCGAGCGAATCGCCTCGAGGCCTACGCGTTGTCACGCTGA
- the dtd gene encoding D-aminoacyl-tRNA deacylase → MRAVIQTVSRASVTVGGEVVGSIGEGLLVLLGVTHTDTPALAETMARKIHELRLLPGERSAADLGAGILVVSQFTLYGDARKGRRPTWSAAAPAEVAEPLFTAVVDALRDRGAKVETGRFRTHMLVESVNAGPNTLILDL, encoded by the coding sequence ATGCGAGCGGTGATTCAAACGGTGAGTAGGGCAAGTGTGACCGTGGGTGGGGAGGTGGTCGGGTCCATCGGGGAGGGCCTGCTGGTGCTGCTGGGCGTGACGCACACGGACACGCCGGCCCTCGCGGAGACGATGGCCCGGAAGATCCACGAGCTGCGGCTGCTGCCGGGGGAGCGGTCCGCGGCCGACCTCGGCGCCGGAATCCTGGTGGTCAGTCAGTTCACGCTCTACGGCGACGCCCGCAAGGGACGGCGGCCGACCTGGTCGGCAGCGGCTCCGGCCGAGGTCGCGGAGCCGCTGTTCACCGCCGTCGTCGATGCGCTGCGTGACCGTGGGGCCAAGGTGGAGACCGGCCGGTTCCGCACCCACATGCTGGTGGAGAGCGTCAACGCCGGTCCGAACACCCTGATCCTGGACCTCTGA
- a CDS encoding sporulation protein: MVFKRFMQALGVGGPSVETVLANPNARPGGYLEGQVHITGGDHATDIEYVSLGLVTRVEVESGDSEYDTTQEFHRSRLTGAFRLEPGQRHDIPFRFDVPWETPITHVYNQYLHGMTMGLRTELEVARAVDKGDLDQVAIFPLPAQERILDALQQLGFRFTRADVERGRIYGVEQTLPFYQEIEFYPPPQYASGINQLELTFVATARHLQVVLEIDKRGGLFTEGHDAFGRFTVDWATADQTNWVAQLDNWLRQSAQRRGLFF, from the coding sequence GTGGTCTTCAAGCGGTTCATGCAGGCCCTTGGCGTAGGCGGCCCGTCGGTGGAGACGGTCCTCGCCAACCCGAACGCCCGCCCCGGTGGTTACCTGGAGGGCCAGGTCCACATCACCGGCGGCGATCACGCCACCGACATCGAGTACGTCTCCCTCGGCCTGGTCACCCGCGTGGAGGTGGAGAGCGGCGACAGTGAGTACGACACCACGCAGGAGTTCCACCGGTCGCGGCTGACCGGCGCGTTCCGCCTGGAGCCCGGGCAGCGCCACGACATCCCGTTCCGCTTCGACGTGCCGTGGGAGACGCCGATCACCCACGTCTACAACCAGTACCTGCACGGCATGACCATGGGCCTGCGCACCGAACTGGAGGTGGCGCGGGCGGTCGACAAGGGCGACCTGGACCAGGTGGCGATCTTCCCGCTGCCGGCCCAGGAGCGCATCCTGGACGCGCTGCAGCAGCTCGGCTTCCGGTTCACCCGGGCCGACGTGGAGCGCGGCCGGATCTACGGCGTCGAGCAGACGCTGCCGTTCTACCAGGAGATCGAGTTCTACCCGCCGCCGCAGTACGCGTCCGGCATCAACCAGCTGGAGCTGACGTTCGTGGCGACCGCCCGCCACCTGCAGGTCGTTCTGGAGATCGACAAGCGGGGCGGGCTCTTCACCGAGGGTCACGACGCGTTCGGCCGGTTCACGGTCGACTGGGCCACCGCGGACCAGACCAACTGGGTCGCGCAGCTGGACAACTGGCTACGCCAGTCCGCCCAGCGCCGCGGCCTGTTCTTCTAG
- a CDS encoding DUF7782 domain-containing protein, with amino-acid sequence MLLSDDGVQRLREALTRTGYTAKGIADRLGPDATAAVGRNDFRAALRVTGERDPLATLIRLFVCGQTEPEKHVAAALPLAEALEAGIVEKHGDGLRQGVDLEPYGDDYWVVSDVPARPGRPLPADHVLGVGGASTTLAAATMRRRVGTALDLGTGCGVQALHLHEHAQHVTATDLSERALRFAATTAALNGQDWELLRGDMAEPVRGRQFDLVVSNPPFVVGPGVATHTYRDSGRPGDGICEELTRTAPSLLNEGGTMQFLANWVHVAGEEWEDRVAGWVAGTGLDAWVIQREVADPMSYVDLWLADASDGGDPHRKAAWLDWFDAHRIEAIGFGLISLRHTGAADPVVRVEDLRQQVEGTLGEQVRDWFARHDWLRARDRAGLLATRYRLADGVALLQEATMGDEGWLVDRQVLRMAHGLRWSEEVDPLVLALVSGADGRVPLREQLSVLAMAHDTPEEDLVDAALPLIGHLVERGLVTPEQ; translated from the coding sequence ATGCTCCTCTCCGACGACGGCGTCCAGCGGCTGCGCGAGGCGCTCACGCGCACCGGCTACACGGCCAAGGGCATCGCGGACCGGCTCGGGCCGGACGCGACCGCGGCGGTCGGGCGCAACGACTTCCGGGCCGCGCTGCGGGTGACCGGGGAGCGTGACCCGCTCGCCACGCTGATCCGGCTGTTCGTCTGCGGCCAGACCGAGCCGGAGAAGCACGTCGCCGCGGCGCTGCCGCTGGCGGAGGCGCTCGAGGCCGGCATCGTCGAGAAGCACGGCGACGGGCTCCGCCAGGGCGTGGACCTGGAACCGTACGGCGACGACTACTGGGTCGTGTCGGACGTCCCGGCCCGCCCGGGCCGTCCGCTCCCGGCGGATCACGTGCTGGGCGTCGGTGGCGCGTCGACCACGCTGGCCGCCGCGACCATGCGACGCCGGGTCGGCACCGCGCTGGACCTCGGCACCGGCTGCGGCGTGCAGGCGCTGCACCTGCACGAGCACGCGCAGCACGTCACCGCGACCGACCTGAGCGAGCGGGCGCTGCGCTTCGCCGCGACCACGGCCGCGCTGAACGGTCAGGACTGGGAGCTGCTCCGCGGCGACATGGCCGAGCCGGTACGCGGCCGGCAATTCGACCTCGTGGTCAGCAACCCGCCGTTCGTGGTCGGGCCGGGCGTGGCGACGCACACGTATCGCGACTCCGGCCGGCCCGGCGACGGGATCTGCGAGGAACTCACCAGGACGGCGCCGAGCCTGCTGAACGAGGGCGGCACCATGCAGTTCCTGGCGAACTGGGTGCACGTGGCCGGCGAGGAGTGGGAGGACCGGGTCGCCGGCTGGGTGGCCGGGACCGGGCTGGACGCGTGGGTGATCCAGCGCGAGGTCGCGGACCCGATGTCATACGTCGACCTGTGGCTGGCGGACGCGTCCGACGGCGGCGACCCGCACCGGAAGGCCGCGTGGCTGGACTGGTTCGACGCGCACCGGATCGAGGCGATCGGCTTCGGCCTGATCAGCCTGCGGCACACCGGCGCGGCCGACCCGGTGGTCCGCGTCGAGGACCTTCGCCAGCAGGTCGAGGGCACGCTCGGCGAACAGGTCCGGGACTGGTTCGCCCGGCACGACTGGCTGCGTGCGCGGGACCGCGCCGGGCTGCTCGCCACCCGGTACCGGCTCGCGGACGGCGTCGCGCTGCTGCAGGAGGCGACCATGGGCGACGAGGGCTGGCTGGTGGACCGCCAGGTGCTGCGGATGGCACACGGGCTGCGCTGGTCCGAGGAGGTCGATCCGCTGGTGCTGGCACTGGTGAGCGGCGCGGACGGCCGGGTGCCGCTGCGCGAGCAACTGTCCGTGCTGGCGATGGCGCACGACACCCCGGAAGAGGACCTCGTCGATGCCGCGCTGCCGCTGATCGGTCACCTGGTCGAGCGCGGCCTGGTCACGCCGGAGCAGTAA
- a CDS encoding cupin domain-containing protein, translating to MSRSSIVAELDLSPHPEGGWFRQTWRSGHAFTPEGYPGVRAAATAIYFLLHPGEEARWHRVRSDELWLWHSGGPMTLRMGGDGERPSEFVRSLVLGADLGAGQRPQGLVPAGTWQAAAPAGHEPALVTCIVAPGFEYEDWRLA from the coding sequence ATGAGCAGGTCGTCGATCGTGGCGGAGCTGGATCTGTCGCCGCATCCGGAGGGTGGCTGGTTCCGGCAGACGTGGCGGAGCGGGCACGCGTTCACGCCGGAGGGATATCCGGGGGTGCGGGCGGCCGCGACTGCGATCTACTTCCTTCTGCATCCCGGCGAGGAGGCGCGCTGGCACCGGGTGCGGTCGGACGAACTGTGGCTGTGGCACTCGGGCGGGCCGATGACGCTGCGGATGGGTGGCGACGGCGAGCGGCCGAGCGAGTTCGTGCGGTCGCTGGTGCTGGGCGCCGATCTCGGCGCTGGGCAGCGGCCCCAGGGGCTGGTCCCGGCGGGAACCTGGCAGGCCGCGGCACCGGCGGGGCACGAGCCGGCGCTGGTGACCTGCATCGTGGCGCCCGGCTTCGAGTACGAGGACTGGCGCCTCGCGTAG
- a CDS encoding HhH-GPD-type base excision DNA repair protein, whose translation MTFSLPIDAEANALLDRDPLAVVIGLTLDQQITMEKAFTSPWVLAQRLGHEPTAAELAGFDPDALIAIFAEPPALHRFPKAMAARVQEVCQALVDDYDGEAANLWTGVATGAELFARIVALPGFGKQKAQILVALLGKQLGVQPPGWREAAGGYGEANSFRSVADIVDDESLVKVREYKKQAKAAAKAAKA comes from the coding sequence ATGACGTTCTCGCTGCCCATCGACGCCGAGGCCAACGCGCTGCTGGACCGTGACCCGCTGGCCGTGGTGATCGGCCTGACGCTCGACCAGCAGATCACCATGGAGAAGGCGTTCACCTCGCCGTGGGTGCTGGCGCAGCGGCTCGGGCACGAGCCGACCGCGGCCGAACTGGCCGGCTTCGACCCGGACGCGCTGATCGCGATCTTCGCGGAGCCGCCGGCGCTGCACCGGTTCCCGAAGGCGATGGCCGCGCGCGTACAGGAGGTGTGCCAGGCGCTGGTCGACGACTACGACGGGGAGGCGGCCAACCTCTGGACGGGCGTGGCGACCGGCGCGGAGCTGTTCGCGCGCATCGTGGCGCTGCCCGGTTTCGGCAAGCAGAAGGCGCAGATCCTGGTCGCGCTGCTCGGCAAGCAGCTCGGCGTGCAGCCGCCCGGCTGGCGCGAGGCGGCCGGCGGCTACGGCGAGGCGAATTCGTTCAGATCCGTCGCCGACATCGTCGACGACGAGTCCCTGGTCAAGGTCCGCGAGTACAAGAAGCAGGCGAAGGCCGCGGCCAAGGCCGCCAAGGCCTGA
- a CDS encoding DUF3099 domain-containing protein: protein MRRQERGPSLITDAPRSPQEEFRSRQIRYVVMMLIRTLCLIAGAVLISLDVPLLWLWLSLCAAGMVILPWLAVILANDGPPKDRHRMRRPTHRIDPGPSALPAQPAAPTIDHEP, encoded by the coding sequence GTGAGACGCCAGGAGCGCGGGCCCAGCCTGATCACCGACGCGCCGCGCAGCCCACAGGAGGAGTTCCGCAGCCGCCAGATCCGATACGTCGTGATGATGCTGATCCGCACCCTCTGCCTGATCGCCGGCGCCGTCCTGATCAGCCTCGACGTACCCCTGCTCTGGCTCTGGCTCTCGCTCTGCGCCGCCGGCATGGTCATCCTGCCCTGGCTCGCCGTCATCCTCGCCAACGACGGCCCGCCCAAGGACCGTCACCGCATGCGCCGTCCCACCCACCGCATCGACCCCGGCCCGTCCGCGCTCCCGGCCCAGCCGGCCGCCCCCACGATCGACCACGAGCCCTAA